From the genome of Xylocopilactobacillus apis:
TTGCAAAAACCAAGGCAGCGGTTCGATGAACCCCAAATAAGGCAATATCAGGATTAGGTTCACTTTCAAAGCCATCAAAAGTCAGTTCTGGTAAAAGTATGCCGTTAACTCCAGTAACTTTTGCATTTTCTATAAGTGCAGAGAGCTCACGAGCCCTTTCATTAAGCAGATCTTGCGCCTCTTTAAAATGACCGGTTTCTATAATAGCTGGTAAATAAAAAGCTTCATCGAGCCAACTCAAAGGTTTTAAGACTCCAAGTGCAGATAACAAGTGAAATGTATCAACCCGCACTGACTGCTGCAGCGCATTATCTCCTTCAATTATAATATCTGCTTGATTATATCTTTGTTCCCAAATTTCAGTATTCTGTGCTAACAATTCATCGAAGGTTAAGTTATCAGCTTCATCGCTTTCAGTCATCAAATTATTTGAAATTTCTTGATCAGATGCATGATCAAGTGAAGTTACAACAACGACCCTTTTCTCGAAATAAGTTTTCTGATCAGGCAGAATTGTTCCGCGAAACCAATTCTCTGCTTTATAATTAGAGAACTCCGTACTTGCTGCTGAGCGCAGATCAGTCATGTAATGTGCCATCGCACCAGCCATAAATCGTGGCAGGCCAAAATCATTTGAACGGGTAATTAAAACTAATGATCCAGCATTTCCTTGTGAATTATTGCTTAAAATTTCCCAATCATTTTCTTTACTTTCTTCATTATAGTAAGTATCCAAACTTGAATGAATTTCAATTTCAAGCGGGCGAGTACCAAGGTTATGAATTTCTAACTGGTTGACAAATAGATCGGGTCTTGCTGCACTAAGAAATCTTTTAAAACAAATGTGACATTTTATGTTGTCTCGAATAACCACGAAGCTTCTAGTTAACAAGCCATTATGTAAATCAAGATCAAGAACAAAATCTTCAATTTGATCAGCTGCAAAGTCAATTTTTTGATCATTGATTAAAATTTCAATCTTATTAAGATCAATAAATTCAGCTTGATAACCGGTATACCCTTTCGCCGTTGGTGCTGGTTTAGAAAGCCAGATATTTTGCAGTTTAACCTTATTGTTGTTTTCTTCAAACGCCCCGCTTATTTCCATTACTGAATTACTTACTGTTAACGCCTGCTCGTAATCCTTAATTTTTTCTGAATCCCACTTACCGGTAATTAAATGCCAAGGATCTGTTTCAAATAAGTTACTCATTTTAAATTCTCTCTTTCGCCACAATTTAGCCGTCTTTCTTTCAACATTTTACCATTTAGCGCAATTTTTAAATGATTCAGATTTTTTACACCTAACTTTTTTCTAATATTTTTAAAAAATGATTCACTTTTCTGTTAAAAATATTATTTATTCTTAACTTGTTAAGTAAAAAACTTAACGAATTATAAACTTTAAAAATTAAGAGGCCAATTATGAATTCAATCAAAAGATTATTAACTATCACCGGAGCCATGATCACAATTACAGGTGCTACTTCAATTGAAGCGGCAATCAATCCTAACAAAGTTCAAGCTGCTGCTGTAGAAAGTCATCACCCCTTAATTCTCCATGAACGAGATAAAACTTTTATTATTGAACGCTCAGAAAAACTTTCCAAAGATAAACCCGCAATGGGCGTATTGATTCCGCAACATGCCAAACCAGGGGATACAATTAATATTCATGATAATCATAATGTGGAAATTGCTGTATTCAAGCTTAATAATCCAGCTCGTGAGCACATTTTTGTCGTCTCCCCTAAATTCCACGA
Proteins encoded in this window:
- a CDS encoding glycosyl hydrolase family 65 protein → MSNLFETDPWHLITGKWDSEKIKDYEQALTVSNSVMEISGAFEENNNKVKLQNIWLSKPAPTAKGYTGYQAEFIDLNKIEILINDQKIDFAADQIEDFVLDLDLHNGLLTRSFVVIRDNIKCHICFKRFLSAARPDLFVNQLEIHNLGTRPLEIEIHSSLDTYYNEESKENDWEILSNNSQGNAGSLVLITRSNDFGLPRFMAGAMAHYMTDLRSAASTEFSNYKAENWFRGTILPDQKTYFEKRVVVVTSLDHASDQEISNNLMTESDEADNLTFDELLAQNTEIWEQRYNQADIIIEGDNALQQSVRVDTFHLLSALGVLKPLSWLDEAFYLPAIIETGHFKEAQDLLNERARELSALIENAKVTGVNGILLPELTFDGFESEPNPDIALFGVHRTAALVFAIAQYLEFTDDEEWLQSTGKELLINCARYWQMRVQYSEYREQYVVLGVSGPDQYEMNVNNNWLTNYSIKWGLQYILQTIPAEFDEGSTKELTNIAEKMYLPEFEVSGSSIKLEDDEFLQKDLSKIAEKLTIFDQPIAKKWSKDQIARSPIIEKPDVFMAFYYDSLNFNQADVKANFDFYQKYLVHDTDISKGLTALTAGLAGEIDQALELLESGSSQFTSFNRYKAAVTRLAVSRGFLGLQVQNEGLVLNPQLPEKLLSYEIPLIYQDRFLRIKVESSNCQILMKNGSDLTLKVNNNQKVLSDGASVDFPL